In the genome of Tropicibacter oceani, one region contains:
- a CDS encoding helix-turn-helix domain-containing protein, with translation MAKRLDPRRLRAVLTYDVPELARALGVTQGTVRAMIRRGLPTLNSQRPTLILGSAAKAYIEVANVQARSPLEPDQLFCLTCKAPRHPWGGMVDLVRTRRAPRIEGLCEVCEGKCSRVVSAAKIPEIARIFDLATSDGK, from the coding sequence ATGGCGAAGCGTCTTGATCCCCGCCGACTGCGCGCCGTTCTAACCTACGATGTGCCGGAACTGGCGCGGGCGCTGGGCGTTACGCAAGGCACTGTCCGGGCAATGATCCGGCGCGGGTTGCCGACGCTGAACAGCCAGCGCCCGACCCTCATCCTTGGGTCGGCAGCCAAAGCGTACATCGAAGTCGCGAACGTGCAGGCAAGATCCCCACTCGAACCCGACCAGCTCTTTTGCCTCACTTGCAAGGCACCCCGGCACCCTTGGGGCGGTATGGTTGATTTGGTTCGCACGAGGCGCGCGCCGCGTATCGAAGGGCTTTGCGAGGTATGCGAGGGGAAATGTAGCCGCGTTGTCAGCGCGGCGAAAATACCGGAAATCGCCCGGATATTCGACCTCGCCACCAGTGACGGGAAATAA
- the hsdR gene encoding EcoAI/FtnUII family type I restriction enzme subunit R: MSIHDETEADTRAERIDPVLAAAGWGQNGSRVRREVICPGRIQSGGTRGKGLSADYVLIHKGQKLAVLEAKRAGLSHRTGVGQAKDYATRLGSRFAYASNGLGWYQIDMTTGAEGDLALPFPSPDDLWNRTFATPNLWRDRFGAVDFETDGGKWELRYYQHNAITAALEAVAKGDRRILLTLATGTGKTSIAFQIAWKLFQAKWNLSGDPVRRPRILFLADRNILADQAYNAFSAFPNDAVTRIDPATIRKNGGQVPKNASLFFTIFQTFMTGEGEEVYRQYAPDFFDFIVIDECHRGGANDQSEWRSLLEYFEPAYQLGLTATPKRKHNADTYAYFGEPAYTYALKDGIEDGYLTPFKVRQMASTIDEYVYDGSDELLAGEVEEGTSFTEGDFNTRVVIEERERSRVREFLQAIDQRQKTLVFCATQDHAALVRDLINQEKRSNHPDYCHRVTAEDGAIGEKWLRTFQDNEKTIPTILTTSQKLSTGVDARNIRHIVLMRPVKSMIEFKQIIGRGTRTYEGKDHFTIWDFVKAHLNFNDPEWDGEPLPPDEPNAPREPTPSPEPTDPNDPSGTEPSNEPPIEKIRIKLSDGKEREIQYIATTTYWSADGTPMSAQQFLEQLFGDLSGLIENEDQLRRIWSHPDTRMELINQLSDRGYDGEKLEDIRRLVDAPHSDLFDVLSYILYQNEKRSRHERADFARSDMAGEENEELKQLLVGVLGAYERNGTRELALPKLGEFLTARYGRVSEAKAKLGDLSAIKAAFLKVQEALYRQ; this comes from the coding sequence ATGAGCATTCACGACGAAACCGAAGCCGATACCCGCGCCGAGCGCATAGACCCCGTTTTGGCGGCGGCGGGCTGGGGGCAGAATGGTTCCAGGGTGCGACGTGAGGTGATCTGTCCCGGGCGCATTCAATCAGGCGGCACGCGCGGCAAGGGGCTGTCTGCTGATTATGTCCTGATCCACAAGGGCCAGAAGCTCGCTGTGCTGGAGGCCAAGCGCGCGGGCCTAAGCCACCGCACCGGCGTCGGGCAGGCCAAGGACTATGCCACCCGTCTTGGCTCGCGCTTTGCCTATGCCTCGAACGGGTTGGGCTGGTATCAGATCGACATGACCACGGGGGCCGAGGGCGACCTGGCCCTGCCCTTCCCCTCGCCCGATGATCTTTGGAACCGCACCTTTGCCACCCCGAACCTGTGGCGCGACCGGTTTGGCGCGGTCGACTTCGAAACGGACGGCGGCAAGTGGGAGCTACGCTATTACCAGCACAATGCGATCACGGCGGCGCTGGAGGCCGTGGCAAAAGGCGACCGGCGGATCCTGCTGACGCTGGCCACCGGAACGGGCAAGACCTCCATCGCGTTCCAGATCGCGTGGAAGCTGTTTCAGGCCAAGTGGAACCTGTCGGGCGACCCAGTGCGCCGCCCGCGCATCCTGTTCCTGGCCGACCGCAACATCCTTGCTGATCAGGCCTATAACGCGTTCAGCGCCTTTCCCAACGATGCCGTGACCCGGATTGATCCCGCGACCATTCGCAAGAACGGCGGACAGGTTCCCAAGAACGCCAGCCTGTTCTTCACGATTTTCCAGACCTTCATGACCGGCGAGGGCGAAGAGGTTTACCGCCAGTACGCCCCGGATTTCTTTGACTTCATCGTGATCGACGAATGCCACAGGGGCGGCGCGAACGACCAAAGCGAATGGCGCAGCCTGCTGGAGTATTTCGAACCGGCCTATCAGCTTGGCCTGACCGCGACGCCCAAGCGAAAGCATAACGCCGATACCTATGCCTATTTCGGCGAACCGGCGTACACCTATGCCCTGAAGGACGGGATCGAAGACGGCTATCTGACCCCGTTCAAGGTGCGCCAGATGGCCAGCACCATCGACGAATACGTCTATGACGGCTCGGACGAGTTGTTGGCGGGCGAGGTCGAGGAAGGCACCAGTTTTACCGAAGGCGATTTCAATACGCGCGTGGTGATCGAAGAACGCGAACGCAGCCGCGTGCGCGAGTTCTTGCAGGCCATAGACCAACGGCAAAAGACCCTGGTGTTCTGCGCGACCCAGGATCACGCTGCCTTGGTGCGGGATTTGATCAATCAGGAAAAGCGCAGCAATCATCCGGATTATTGCCACAGAGTGACGGCAGAGGACGGCGCGATTGGGGAAAAGTGGCTGCGCACCTTTCAGGACAACGAAAAGACCATCCCGACGATCCTGACCACCTCGCAAAAGCTGTCCACGGGTGTCGATGCCCGGAATATTCGGCACATCGTGCTGATGCGTCCAGTCAAGTCGATGATCGAATTCAAACAGATCATCGGGCGCGGAACACGCACCTATGAGGGCAAAGACCACTTTACGATCTGGGATTTCGTGAAGGCGCACCTGAACTTCAATGATCCCGAGTGGGATGGCGAGCCATTGCCCCCAGACGAGCCAAACGCCCCAAGAGAGCCGACACCCTCGCCCGAACCGACCGATCCGAATGACCCCAGCGGGACGGAACCAAGTAACGAGCCGCCGATTGAAAAAATCCGGATCAAACTGTCGGACGGCAAGGAACGGGAAATCCAGTATATCGCGACGACCACCTACTGGAGCGCGGATGGCACTCCCATGTCTGCCCAGCAGTTCCTTGAGCAGCTTTTCGGAGACCTGTCAGGGTTGATTGAAAACGAGGACCAGTTGCGCCGCATCTGGAGCCATCCCGACACGCGTATGGAATTGATCAATCAGCTTTCGGATCGAGGCTATGACGGCGAAAAACTGGAAGACATCCGAAGGTTGGTGGACGCCCCGCACAGCGATCTATTCGATGTATTGAGCTACATTCTGTACCAGAACGAGAAGCGTTCACGTCACGAACGCGCGGATTTTGCGCGGTCTGACATGGCTGGCGAAGAAAACGAGGAACTGAAGCAGTTGCTGGTCGGTGTCCTTGGCGCCTATGAAAGGAACGGGACGCGTGAACTGGCCCTTCCGAAGTTGGGTGAGTTCCTGACGGCAAGGTATGGTCGCGTATCCGAAGCCAAGGCCAAATTGGGTGATCTTTCTGCGATCAAGGCAGCGTTCTTGAAGGTTCAAGAAGCGCTCTATCGGCAGTAA
- a CDS encoding DUF6538 domain-containing protein, whose translation MAENNPGARTFVKDGVFYFVRRVPKDLRQHYTSPKTAYSLRTRSVSVAATWADRAAQKLDDYWHHLRIKDSDLPGKHMLRQAQNTNAAPMVWEATPGTQQ comes from the coding sequence ATGGCGGAGAACAACCCTGGCGCCCGCACATTTGTCAAAGATGGCGTCTTCTACTTCGTGAGACGCGTCCCGAAAGACCTGCGACAGCACTACACCTCACCAAAAACCGCGTATTCTCTTCGCACCCGATCTGTTTCTGTAGCTGCGACCTGGGCCGACAGAGCAGCGCAAAAGCTGGACGACTACTGGCATCACCTCAGGATCAAGGACAGCGATCTTCCGGGCAAACACATGCTACGGCAGGCACAGAACACCAACGCAGCCCCAATGGTCTGGGAAGCAACGCCTGGTACCCAGCAATAA
- a CDS encoding site-specific integrase gives MTRKVNEKNERIKRAYLHYLREAKRMDETTCRRAAEGILKFEKSTGYKCFKKFHIDQPRRFKNDLSEEVSPTTGKPLGKATVSGILRANKAFFQWLAGQPGYKSRISYSDAEYFNQNAKDARAAHAQRETPYPSLEQCRAAFVAMPQSTEIERRNRALFACLMITGARDGALSSFRLKHVDLISGSIFQDGREVRTKGSKTFNTYFLPVDPIYRPAFEEWVTYLRTEKLFGPDDTLFPPPRMGVGNDGFQVLGLKRECYAGAGPLREAIKKAFTDAHMPAFGPHSFRKTLVRWADNHYPTREAFKAFSQNIGHDSVVTTVSAYCHVTQERQAELIRETTP, from the coding sequence ATGACCCGCAAAGTGAATGAGAAAAACGAGCGTATCAAACGCGCCTATCTGCATTACTTGCGCGAAGCCAAGCGCATGGACGAAACAACGTGCCGTCGCGCGGCTGAAGGCATCCTGAAGTTCGAGAAGTCCACCGGCTACAAGTGCTTCAAGAAATTCCACATCGACCAGCCACGCCGCTTCAAGAATGACTTGAGCGAAGAGGTCAGCCCCACAACCGGAAAGCCGCTTGGCAAAGCGACTGTCAGCGGTATTCTGCGGGCGAACAAGGCGTTCTTTCAGTGGCTCGCTGGGCAACCTGGGTACAAGTCCAGGATCAGCTATTCCGACGCGGAATACTTCAACCAGAACGCCAAAGACGCCCGCGCCGCCCATGCCCAGCGCGAGACGCCGTATCCCTCGCTTGAACAATGCCGCGCGGCTTTCGTAGCAATGCCGCAAAGCACTGAGATCGAGCGCCGAAACCGGGCGTTGTTTGCCTGCCTGATGATTACCGGGGCGCGGGATGGCGCGCTGTCGTCGTTTCGGCTCAAACACGTCGATCTGATCAGTGGTTCGATCTTTCAGGACGGGCGCGAGGTGCGGACCAAAGGGTCGAAGACCTTCAACACCTATTTCCTGCCGGTCGATCCGATATATCGCCCCGCTTTCGAAGAGTGGGTGACGTACCTCCGCACCGAAAAATTGTTTGGACCGGACGACACGCTGTTTCCCCCACCCCGCATGGGTGTTGGAAATGACGGCTTCCAAGTTCTTGGCTTGAAGCGTGAATGCTATGCCGGGGCCGGGCCGCTGCGAGAGGCCATCAAGAAGGCCTTCACCGATGCACATATGCCCGCCTTTGGCCCGCACAGCTTTCGCAAGACACTCGTGCGCTGGGCGGACAACCACTATCCCACCCGCGAGGCCTTCAAAGCCTTTTCCCAGAACATCGGTCACGACAGCGTTGTCACAACCGTCAGCGCCTATTGCCATGTCACGCAGGAACGGCAGGCGGAATTGATCCGCGAAACCACGCCTTGA
- a CDS encoding helix-turn-helix transcriptional regulator, translated as MKNPSFPRTGFVRLSQILAPAGPIPVSKSTWWQGVKEGRFPKPRKLGPRTTVWHAEDIRALFEDRADGEAS; from the coding sequence ATGAAAAATCCGAGCTTCCCCCGCACCGGTTTTGTCCGGCTATCTCAGATCCTCGCTCCTGCTGGTCCTATCCCAGTGTCCAAATCCACTTGGTGGCAGGGCGTCAAAGAAGGGCGTTTTCCAAAGCCGCGCAAGCTTGGACCTCGCACCACTGTCTGGCACGCAGAAGACATCCGCGCATTGTTCGAGGATCGGGCTGATGGCGAAGCGTCTTGA
- a CDS encoding restriction endonuclease subunit S produces MKAGWDVKKLGELSFVASGGTPLKSTAEFWDGDIPWYSSGELNGEFTIEPKDRITALGLDRSNAKLFPKGSLLVGMYDTAAMKMALLDRDAAFNQAVAGIKPTPRTDLRFVKAALEAIKPSIMEQRRGTRQKNLNLKKIKDIEIPLPPLEEQQRIVAVLDEAFEGLARARAHAEANLQNARELFESYLATAFSGDEAGWDECELNDHVRFIDYRGKTPPKTEVGIRLITAKNVKMGYIQREPEEFILESAYEGWMTRGFPKLGDVLFSTEAPLANVAQLDTEETVVIGQRLITMQADEDVILAEFLKFSLMAPPMQSEIHRRGTGATVVGIKAKLLKTVPLRFPKNLDRQRAIAANCQSAYDDMERLEEAFRGKLQDIDDLRQSLLQKAFAGELT; encoded by the coding sequence GTGAAGGCTGGTTGGGATGTAAAAAAGCTCGGCGAACTTTCGTTTGTTGCCAGCGGTGGCACACCTCTCAAATCAACTGCTGAATTCTGGGACGGGGACATCCCTTGGTACTCATCGGGCGAGCTAAATGGCGAATTCACAATAGAGCCGAAAGACAGAATTACTGCTCTTGGGCTTGATAGATCGAACGCCAAGCTATTTCCCAAGGGGTCTCTATTGGTCGGCATGTACGATACGGCTGCGATGAAGATGGCGTTGCTTGATCGTGATGCTGCATTCAACCAAGCCGTCGCGGGAATAAAGCCAACACCGCGAACTGACTTACGATTCGTCAAGGCTGCACTTGAGGCGATCAAGCCGTCTATAATGGAGCAGCGGCGCGGGACACGTCAGAAAAACCTTAATCTGAAAAAGATCAAGGATATCGAAATTCCCCTCCCGCCACTCGAAGAACAACAGCGGATTGTTGCGGTTCTGGACGAGGCCTTCGAGGGTCTGGCCCGCGCCCGCGCCCACGCCGAAGCCAACCTCCAAAACGCGCGGGAGTTGTTTGAGAGCTACCTTGCGACGGCCTTTTCCGGAGATGAAGCAGGCTGGGATGAATGTGAGCTCAACGATCATGTGCGTTTCATTGACTATCGCGGGAAGACCCCACCGAAAACAGAAGTCGGTATAAGGCTGATTACAGCCAAGAATGTGAAGATGGGCTACATCCAACGTGAACCCGAAGAGTTCATTTTGGAAAGTGCTTACGAAGGATGGATGACACGCGGTTTTCCAAAACTAGGCGATGTCTTGTTCTCGACCGAGGCACCGCTTGCAAACGTTGCACAATTGGACACTGAAGAAACTGTCGTTATCGGTCAGCGATTGATCACTATGCAGGCAGATGAAGACGTTATTTTGGCGGAGTTCTTGAAATTTTCACTGATGGCACCCCCCATGCAATCCGAAATTCACAGACGCGGCACAGGCGCAACTGTAGTTGGTATCAAGGCAAAGCTGCTAAAGACAGTGCCTTTGAGGTTTCCGAAGAACCTTGATCGCCAACGTGCAATCGCAGCGAATTGCCAGAGCGCCTATGATGATATGGAGCGACTTGAAGAAGCATTTAGAGGCAAGCTTCAAGACATCGACGACCTTCGCCAATCCCTTTTGCAAAAAGCCTTCGCGGGCGAATTAACATGA
- a CDS encoding class I SAM-dependent DNA methyltransferase, whose product MYENAFNKIEKDLRAEEGIANELDYVEQTSWVLFLKYLHDLEIERQDRAELEGKDYAPIITGKYRWDKWAAPLKNGALDPNAMIGDDLTTFVDQDLFPHLAAFRQSAESPQTIQYKIGEVFTELRNKFRSGYILRDVLEQIDSLAFNTQEQRHELSELYETRIRRMGNAGRNGGEYYTPRPLIRAMIKVTDPKIGETIYDGACGSAGFLCEAFAYLTTNPDGTRKDVGSHWDTLQNRTFYGQEKKGLAYVIGIMNMVLHGIEAPNLIHSNTLNENVMDIQESGRHDIILANPPFGGGERREVQQNFPIRTGETAYLFLQHFIRKLRAGGRAAVVIKNTFLSNTDNASVALRRELLEAAELHTILDCPQGTFQGAGVKTVVLFFEKGAPTRDIWYYQLDPGRSLGKTNPLNDDDLAEFVELQRTRANGPKSWIVGRADLDEDTCDLSVKNPNAPEAEALRSPEEIIADMLARDAETAQILEDIRGML is encoded by the coding sequence ATGTACGAAAACGCGTTCAACAAGATCGAAAAAGACCTTCGCGCCGAAGAGGGCATCGCCAATGAATTGGACTATGTTGAGCAAACCTCTTGGGTGCTTTTCCTGAAGTACCTGCACGATCTGGAAATCGAACGTCAGGACCGCGCCGAATTGGAGGGCAAGGACTACGCTCCGATCATCACCGGCAAATACCGCTGGGACAAATGGGCCGCGCCCCTGAAAAACGGCGCACTCGATCCGAACGCCATGATTGGCGACGATTTGACCACCTTTGTCGATCAGGACCTGTTCCCGCACCTCGCTGCCTTCCGCCAAAGCGCCGAAAGCCCCCAGACCATCCAGTACAAGATCGGCGAGGTCTTTACCGAACTGCGCAACAAGTTCCGTTCGGGCTATATCCTGCGCGACGTGCTGGAACAGATCGACAGCCTGGCCTTCAACACCCAGGAACAGCGCCACGAACTGTCCGAACTGTACGAAACCCGCATTCGGCGCATGGGCAACGCTGGCCGCAACGGCGGGGAATACTACACCCCGCGCCCCCTGATCCGCGCCATGATCAAGGTCACCGACCCAAAGATTGGCGAAACCATCTATGATGGCGCCTGCGGATCGGCGGGCTTTCTGTGCGAGGCTTTTGCCTACCTGACCACCAACCCCGATGGCACCCGCAAGGACGTTGGCAGCCATTGGGACACCTTGCAAAACCGCACCTTCTATGGACAGGAGAAAAAGGGCCTGGCCTATGTGATCGGGATCATGAACATGGTCCTGCACGGGATCGAGGCGCCGAACCTGATCCACTCCAACACGTTGAATGAAAACGTGATGGATATTCAGGAATCAGGCCGCCACGACATCATTCTGGCCAATCCTCCCTTTGGCGGCGGCGAACGGCGCGAGGTGCAGCAGAACTTTCCGATCCGCACCGGGGAAACCGCCTATCTTTTCCTGCAGCATTTCATCCGCAAGCTGCGGGCCGGGGGCCGCGCGGCTGTGGTGATCAAGAACACCTTCCTGTCCAACACCGACAACGCCAGCGTTGCCCTGCGCCGCGAACTGCTGGAGGCGGCGGAACTGCACACCATCCTTGATTGCCCGCAAGGCACGTTTCAGGGCGCAGGTGTCAAGACCGTGGTGCTGTTCTTTGAAAAGGGCGCACCAACGCGCGACATATGGTATTACCAGCTTGATCCCGGGCGGTCCCTGGGCAAGACCAACCCGCTGAACGACGACGATCTGGCAGAGTTTGTCGAGTTGCAGCGCACCCGCGCGAATGGGCCGAAAAGCTGGATCGTGGGTCGCGCCGATCTGGACGAGGACACCTGTGATCTGTCGGTCAAGAACCCCAACGCACCCGAGGCCGAGGCGCTGCGCAGCCCCGAAGAGATCATCGCCGACATGCTGGCGCGGGATGCCGAGACGGCGCAAATCCTCGAAGACATTCGGGGAATGCTGTGA